The Eubalaena glacialis isolate mEubGla1 chromosome 3, mEubGla1.1.hap2.+ XY, whole genome shotgun sequence nucleotide sequence GGGAGCGCCCAGCCCGGGACAGGCTGGCATGGAGGGTTCGGGCCGGTGGGGCCGGCAGGCGGGAGGTGGATGCCCAAGGCCCCCGGGCCAGCAGAGGGCCGGCTCGGACAGGGACAagtggggaggctggggagcctgCTCCTGCTGATCTTCGAGCAGAGCGAGCAAGGAGGGTGACTGGAGAgtcaggggagagggggagagggccCCGCTGGTGCGTCAGGGCAATGGCCACATTGGAGGTCACGGCGGCTGCTTGCAGGGGTGCATGCACTAGTGGCTCCCACAGCACCGGCTTTCCGCTGAGCCGAGCTCCTGTGCCTGGGGCCAGGCCCCGAACGCCCCGAGCCATATCCCTGTCGTGCTGCACCAAGTGCTGCTCCATGATGCCCCCACTGCTGCCTGGACTTGGCTCAGAGCGCTTCCGCTGCAGTATGGAATTCTTCTTGCCTAGAAATTGTCCCGGGGGAAGGAGTTAAGGATAGGAAAGGAATCCAAGATGAAGATTGGATATCAAAAAAAGTATGAGGGTAACAAGATGGAGTCAAGGGATGGTGGTGGGGCGAAGGTAGGGGATAGGGGTCAAGAGTATGGAGATGGAGTTGGGGGATGGAGATTGGGAGATGGGGGTtggaggaagagggtcaggggATGAGAGTATGTACCAGAGGTGGTGAGGGTCAGGGACTGGTACTCAGGGAAGGAGGATTCAAGGCATGGGAACTTGGGGTGATATCTCCAGGGGTAGGAGATGCTGAGTGGTAAGGACAGGGAGCCACAGTGTTGAAAGCCCTATTGGGGCATTTGCTGGGACTAGGTTGGCCTGGGGTGTGATGCTGAGGCGCTGGAGCCTGGACCCTGGGACGCTGGGGACTCCTTGCTATGGACAAGGGGTGAGGGCACAGCCTGGACCCAGGGCAGACAGGGTGGACAGGCCTCACCAATGCGGCGCAGCCGATCCATGGCCACTGTCTCGAAGGCCCGGCGCATCATGGGGAACTCCTCAAGCACGGCGTTGAAATGGTCCACGCTGAGCGAGTAGAGGCGGCAGTAGGTGTCAGCACGCACACTGGCTGTGCGTCGGCCCCGAGTCAGCAGACAGATTTCTGGTGAAGTTGGGAGGAGGCCTTCAAAACCACCGTCCACAGAACTCCCTCTCACTGGGCCTGCAGCAGCTGACCCAGATTCCTCAGGCTCCTCCCCAGATGGGAGAAACTAACGATTACCCACCCACCCAGGGACCCTAAATGCTCCAAGCATGGTCACTCTCCAGACCTGCATAATTACTGTCCTTCTCATTCTGTCCAAATTAAAGCTGATAACCAGGCAGCTCTTGCTGGCCCCCAGACACCTAGTTACTCCACTCCACTTTAATTCCCAACCCACCTCCACTGCTTTAGCCCAAGGGGTAGGCCTGGGGCAGTGCCCTCTGtgtgccctcccctcccacccctttgAAGGAACACCAAGCGcaacccagaaggagaaaagcagtGCCAAAGTGCAAAGGGTAACACAATGGGGATGTTGGAAGGTGGTGGGTGATTTGGGGACTGAGAGAATATATGAGCCTCAAATCACTTTGGGTAGCAGCTGGCAGAACTGCCCCCACTGCCACAGGCTGGGTCCCTGATTCATACCACCAAGGCATTCCACAAGGGAGCCACAAAGGTCAAGCCCCTGGGACCGCACTGCTTTATTCCTATCTTTCCCTCATGGAAATCTCATGAGATCCTTGGATTTCACTGCTTAAGGGTTCTAAAAGGCCCACTGGCCCAGTAATTTTCAACCTGGCTATACATTGGAATCTCttaagaagcttttaaaaatacagaactccagaccccagacccagagattctgattgaaTAGGCCTGGGGAGGAGCTGGAACTCTATGATCCTGCAGCATAGCCAGGTGAAGACCCTGATCCAGGGGAGCAGTTGCCCTCTGCTCCAGACCCCCCGACCCTCCCTGAGGCCTGCTGACCCCCAAAGTATGATCCATCAGTGAGGCGGGTGTCCCGGGCGCCACGTGCCAGCACACTGAGCAGCCCGTGCTGGATGAAGTACATCTTCCTGCCCACGGAGCCCTCACGCACCACGAGGTCCCCCGGCTGGAAGACCTCAAAGCGTAGCTTGGTGAGCACGGCCGTGACGAAGCTGGGGTCGGCGTGGGCGAACAGCGGCATGTGGGCCACGAGGCCCCGGCAGGTGAAGTTAATGATctcctgggcaggggaggggcctgTCAGGCAGGCTGTGCCCCCTGCCCCGAGGTGCCCCCATCGAGCTCATCTGTCTCCAGAAGCCCCACCCCTGGGGTCATGATCTGCCAAAGGACGGGTATGCTTCAGTGGGCCTGGGACAATCTCTAAGCTCCTGCCTTCAGAGCTCTCCCATGAGCCTTCACAGGACCATCCCCCACAAACAGAGATCCCTGCAGCCCTCCCCAGTATATTTCACCCCTATAAGAGCTTCAAGAAAGACCCTAGCCCCTAAAAGTCCTCCAAAGGCCTGACCTCCCATGGGGCCCTCTGTAGGCCCCACTCTCTGTAGGTGCACCTGCTGACCAATAGCCCCCACCCCAGATGGCATCCCAGAAGCCCAGGTCCTTGAAGAGCCTCCCTCCAGGGCCCCGCCCAGTCCCACCTCCCGAAGCGGTTCGCTCAGCTCTCCTAGGATGCTTTCCTCATCAAACATCTTGCCCTGGTAGCGGTGCTCATAGTACTCATGGATGCGCTGCCGTGTGTCAGCTGGCAGCTTGTGGAAGGACATATACTGCTCCACCTGCTTGTACTGGAGAGCCAGCCGATGGCCAGCAGgcaagaaaacacagagacagaTATGGAGCCAGAACAGTGTGTGGGGAGTGGTGTGTGAAGGAAGGTCACAGACGTGGGCCAAACCCAAAGGGTTGAAACATGGAGGCAGAAGGGTATATAGATAATGGTGGATACAGGGAGGACACAGAGCACAATCACAGGAAAAGCCAGAcatgggtgggggggggcggtccAAGGACAGGTGCATTGGTCCAAACAAGGAAAAGGTACACACATGGCACAAATGGACATGGGGCAAGGCAGAACACAGAGATCCAACAAGGACATGCGTCAGAATGGGCTCCAAGTTGAGCTACCCAGACTCCAgcacccctcccctgccttctCCTGCCCCTGCTGACCTTCTCCTGGTACTGACGCCGAGAAGAGTCCAGGGACTGGATGAGGGCGGTGGCGTGGCCGATGAACATGGCGTAGCACGTGGCGCCCACGATCATGCTGAGCATGGTGAGCCAGACGTCGGGCATGCCTACAGGTGCCTGCTGCCCGTAGCCAATGCAGAGCATGTGGCTCATGGCCTTGAACAGGGCGTGGGAATACTGGCGGCCCCATGagtggttctggggggcagagtGTATTGCAGAGCTGGGCATAGACCCCTCAGAGCCTCAttctcctcctgccccctctTCTCTTTCAGTCCTTCTGTCTGCCCCCTTCTACTTTAGACCTGCCTGCCAGGGGAGGAACTTaggtttggttctggggggcctGAGATAGAAGGGGCCTCTTTTACAGCATGGGGGCTGCAGTTTCTGCCTAGGTTTCCTTCCCTGCCTGCTCCCTCCAACACACAAACACTTCTTCTGGGCCTCTTTCCACTCTCctctcacctccccacctcctcactcCTGTCTTCTCTCTTGGCCATCTCTCCATCAtctcccacctcctgccccctTTGTTCATCCCTCCTGCTCAGGGAGAAGAGCCCTTGGAAGGCCCAGGAGGGGCTGAGCTGTGGGGAGTTCTCACCACCATATGGTTGATGGAGACCCAGCAGTCGGGAGGGAAGTCCTGCAGCATGGGGACCAGGAACTGCAGACAGCCATCCCAGTGACATAGCAGCAGCATCATTCCGATGAGGTTGAAGATGCGAACCACAGCACTGGCCAGGTCATAGGTCATGTGAAAGATCTGAGGAGTCCGAGGAGGGGCTGCTGTGGACAGGAACCCCTCTCTGCCAGTACTTCTCCATTCCTGGCCTTGCAAATACTCTCTTTGAATTTCTCTCTAGCCCCGGCCCTCATGAATATTAAAACTGTGGCTATTATTCACTCGTATAGAGCTTTACAGCGAATATAGCTAATACAAAGGAGGTTGTATTACTACTCTCatcttataaaaaggaaaatcgaTGCCAATCAtgtgccccaaatcacacagcaagTGTCACAGCAGAGACTCAAAAAGGTCTGCTGCACAAGTTGCCCAAGTGTAGcctgggaaagaggagagagagcatTTCACAGTGTAATGTCCCCAGGGCATATATAACGATTAATGCCAGAAGTCCTCTTCCCctccaataataaaaataataataggtaatttactgagaacttactatgtgccaggcactgttctaggtgctttacaGGTATTCActcctttaatccttacaacctTATCATATGTaagtatatttaacattttcattttatagaagggGAAACCAAGTCTCATACAGTAAACAGTAAAACTGGGATCTGACCACAAGCAATGAGATTGCAGAGCCCACACTCTGAACCACTAAACTCTGCTGCTGTCCTGAAGCTGAAACTCAAGCCTCTCCCACACTCTGCAATTCTTAACTCCTCTCCTACACCTTCCTCCCAGAGTCCAACTAACCCTCAAGTGTTTGTCCAGCAGTTGTACTCCACCCTCCTGCACCACCACCTTCTCACCTTGGGGACCCATCCCCTGAACACTCATTGTGTCCCTGCTTCTCCTCTACCAACTTTGGAGACAGCCCTCCCTTGGAAGCCCCACCCATCTACCCCACCCCATAAAGTCGCCAGGAGCCCCACCCATATCGCTGTCTGGAGTAGTCTGCgagccccctgcccacctccccaccccacctcctcccactggTGTATGTAGCGGATGAGGCGGGAAAGGCGGAGCAGCCGCAGCAGGCTGAGGATCTTGGTGAAACGCACGATGCGCAGGGCCCGAGCTGTTTTGTAGACCTCGGTGTCCAGTCGTGGCTCCAGCTCCACCACCAGGAAAATGTAATCCACAGGAATAGAGGAGATAAGGTCAACCAGGAACCAGGTGCGCAGGTAGCGTGTGCGGATGGCCCGCGGTGCCAGCAGGATCTCAGCACCCTCCTCTACCACGATGCCCGTGCGGAAGTTGAGCACCAGATCCATCAGGAAGAAAGTGTCAGAGAGGACGTTGAAGACGATCCAAGGTGGGGAGTTCTCCTCCTTGAAGAAGGTGATGCCCACAGGTAGCACAATGAGGTTCCCCACCATCAGCAGGAGCATGATCAGGTCCCAGTAAAACCTAAGGTAGGGATGGGATGGGAAGTAAGACCACAGTGATATTTCACGATGATGGTCAGCCACTAGACTAAGGGTAGATAGTCTCTCAGACAAAAGTGGGCAAGGATACAGAACAACAGAATGACCATTCACAgctagtgggagtgtaaattgggaCCACCATTTGGAAAAATAGTTTGGAATTATCTAGTAAAGTTAAACATTTGCATCCCCTgcaacccagcaattctattcctaggtatacACACATTCAAGGGAAAAACGTGCTCCAGGAGATATATACAGGGATAACAGCATTAAatctggaaataatccaaatgtccatcagtagaaaaatgtagataaataagataaacacaatagataaatagataaatacaccATGATACACTCATACCCTGGCATATTATACAACTGTGAAATCACCCAACTGAAGCTACATTCCGCAGTACGAATGAATCTCACAAATTTAACGTTGAGAAACAAAAGgatacacactgtatgattccacacatacaaaattcaaaaatagGCCAAACTAAACTGCGTCATTTAGGGATTCACAGAAAAgtggtaaaactataaagaaaagtaagaaaatgagTACCAAAAGTTAGAATAGTGGGTTTGGGAAAGGAATGTGAGAGCAGTAGGGAGCCTTCTGGGGTATCAGCAATGTAGTCTCTCTTGACCTAATAGTTGTTACATGTGAGTTTGCTTTACAATTATtctttcatatatgtgtgtgtgtgtgtgtatatatatatatcctgctatatactatactatatatatatctaccttatatattcactatatatatatatctctactatatatatatccctACTAAATATACCCctcatgtgcatatatatattctttatatagtaatatatatgtaatatcctTACTATATGTATATGATCTATGTCactattattaaatattcttattattaaatattttttaagttaaaaaaagataaatacccTGTGCTgatctcacagggttgttgaaAAAATATGCACTGAGACAACGGATGTGACTGTGCTGTACAAGCACTAGTTGGTA carries:
- the HCN3 gene encoding potassium/sodium hyperpolarization-activated cyclic nucleotide-gated channel 3, coding for MEAEQRPTTRASDGATPGLERAPPAAPASTTTASDAIPGSRPGTGPEPKRRQLGTLLQPTVNKFSLRVFGSHKAVEIEQERVKSAGAWIIHPYSDFRFYWDLIMLLLMVGNLIVLPVGITFFKEENSPPWIVFNVLSDTFFLMDLVLNFRTGIVVEEGAEILLAPRAIRTRYLRTWFLVDLISSIPVDYIFLVVELEPRLDTEVYKTARALRIVRFTKILSLLRLLRLSRLIRYIHQWEEIFHMTYDLASAVVRIFNLIGMMLLLCHWDGCLQFLVPMLQDFPPDCWVSINHMVNHSWGRQYSHALFKAMSHMLCIGYGQQAPVGMPDVWLTMLSMIVGATCYAMFIGHATALIQSLDSSRRQYQEKYKQVEQYMSFHKLPADTRQRIHEYYEHRYQGKMFDEESILGELSEPLREEIINFTCRGLVAHMPLFAHADPSFVTAVLTKLRFEVFQPGDLVVREGSVGRKMYFIQHGLLSVLARGARDTRLTDGSYFGEICLLTRGRRTASVRADTYCRLYSLSVDHFNAVLEEFPMMRRAFETVAMDRLRRIGKKNSILQRKRSEPSPGSSGGIMEQHLVQHDRDMARGVRGLAPGTGARLSGKPVLWEPLVHAPLQAAAVTSNVAIALTHQRGPLPLSPDSPVTLLARSARRSAGAGSPASPLVPVRAGPLLARGPWASTSRLPAPPARTLHASLSRAGRSQVSLLGPPPGGGGRRLGPRGRPLSASQPSLPQRAAGDGSPGCKGSGSERLPPSGLLAKPPGTAQPPRPSVPEPATPRGPQLSSNM